The Nerophis ophidion isolate RoL-2023_Sa linkage group LG29, RoL_Noph_v1.0, whole genome shotgun sequence genome includes the window TGTCTGCCTCGCTCTTCCAGTTTTCTTGGTAACATTGGTCGGCATGGAATAAACCAAAGGGTCCTCGTCCCTCTAAAGAAACAAATCATGTAAGACATGATAAGAAAAAGAAAGCGAAACAAAGATGCAGAACTTTTCTACAAACTTTTTCTTACCTGCTGGGCACGACTGAATGTTTCATCGAGTGTTTGTGAACCagctaaaaaaattgaaaataaatcatcaaaGAGCAACCTaatgatgtgttttttttcttacctTTGCAGGAAATACTGTTTTTTGTCTTGATCTTGTTGACGAGGAAGGCTGACATGATGAAACTTAAGGCCAAAGCAGCACTCAAGACGATTATAACATACTTGTTTAAATCAGAGCTCCCAACATCTAGATTATGATAAAAAACACTTGTGAAAAAACACTTTTGATGAATCCATCAATAAAGATCAATGAATATTTACCTTTAATGTTGACTTGTATTGGATTTCCCATGAAAATCCTCCCACATGTGACCACGGCACAAAAGTAAGTTCCAGCATCAGAGGAGTTGACGTTCTTTGAGAAAGTGTGGACACATTTCTGTGCGGACTTATCTTTGATCTGGCATTCGCCATAAACAAAGCTGGGATGGACACTTTCTGGTCCAGTTCCGAACCAGGACACTTTGTGTCCATCCTGACAGATGTCATTCCCAGAGTGGGAGAGGACTGAGCACTGCAACTTCACAGGCGGTCCTGGTTGGACTTCAGAGACAACAGACACGGAGGGTTCTGGTTCTGGGAAGAGTGCAAGACAAATTGAAGTCTTTCAGCACTCTGTGACTTTGATTCCACAGATCGACATTCACTTCTGTTGAAATCTTGAAGCCAAAAAAATACTGATGTGTTAAAGCAGAGGTTATATTTCATGTAAAAACATGTTCATCacaatgaaatattttttcatttgAAGGCTGAATCATTGGAAGAGTAGTTGAGTTAACATTGTTATCTATAAACAGATGTTATGTaacaattaaaatatgtaaaattgTTCATTTAAACAATTTTCTAATTATTTGTTGTCATATTTACCTGTGACCTGAAGGAATGTTCCTTTCAAAAATGAGAGTTGAcctaattccactttcaaacagTAGTAGATCGCCGTATCACTTTTCTCTACTTGACTAATTTGCAGAACAAATGTTCCTTGTTCTTTTTTAACTGTGATGCGATGTCCAGATTTTGATGTTCCACGTTCAACAGAGCCTGAATCGTAAGATGCCGTTTTAGCTACAATTTCAGGAGAGGTTCCAGAAAGAAGTCGGACCCAAAATAATCGTTGAATGATCTGAGTTGTCTCGCTGGGACATTTCAGAGAGACATTTTGTCCAGGTCCAACAGTCTGAGTGGAAAAGGTGTAAGCACCTGTACATGCTGAAGAGAAAAAATAAGACATATCAATAAGAGTCATGTACAGTATGAACATGTCTCCATTGGAACTGAGCATGGACTTACCTCCACTTTGGAGCAGGAGCAGCAGATGAAGCACGATCCACATTTTCTCCTCTCGTTTGACCAAGTGAACATCAGACCATGTAGACAGCATCTTAAGATTATTGACTTGAACCACCACATACCAAATGGGAGAGAACTTTTTTGCTGCTATCTCATTGGTCGTCATGTGCCGCCTCTACCTCAGTGGAAATATACCTACCCAAACTTTCCACTCCCTTTGTATCATTgtctcacagttttttttttttttttttttttttttttttaccttctttagtTGACTATACAGTATTTATGTGGCcaagtcaactttttttttttttgtccttgcaGATTTGTACAAATCAAAAAACTATGTAGCACTTGTGCTGGATTTTGCTAAGACAAGAGTTAATGTTTTTCATGTTCACTGGCCCCAACCAGTAACCAGTAATCCTCCACTAATTATTTTAAGAATCATTTTAGAGGCTGAACCTTCCTTTGGAAAAGTacagttaaagtaaagttaaagttaaagtaaagttaaagtaaagttaaagttagagattggtatgttgtgagttcaaaccccggccgagtcataccaaagactataaaaatgggaccctttacctccctgcttggcactcagcatcaagggggtcaacaagggtgaagggtcaaaatgcagagaataattttgccacacctagtgtgtgtgtgacaatcattggtactttaactttaccctGTTAGGAAAACAACAAATCCACCCTGAAGTCACAATTGACATCACACAGGACAACGATTCAAACTCCGatccacactatattgccaaaagtatttggccacccatccaaatgatccgaatcaggtgtcctaaacacttggcccggccacaggtgtataaaatcaagcacttaggcatggagactgtttctacaaacatttgtgaaagaatgggccgctctgagtgatttccagcatggaactgtcataggatgccacctgtgcaacaaatccagtcgtgcaATTCCCTCGCTCCTACATATTCCGAAGTCAACTGTGGGCTTTAATATAAGAACATTGAAgcttttgggaacaacagcaactcagccaccaagtggtaggccacgtaaactgacagacaggggtcagcggatgctgaagcgcatagtgcaaagactttctgcacagtcagttgctacagagctccaaacttcatgtgaccttccaattagcccacgttaAAGTACGcaaagagcttcatggaatggtttTCTATGGCCAAGCAGCTgcctctaagccatacatcaccaagtccaatgcaaagcgtgggatgcagtggtgtaaagcacgtcgccactgggatgaattagaacagaggctgagagtcaggccttctcgaccaacatcagtgtgtgacctcaccaatgagcttttggaaaaatggtcaaaaattcctattAAGACACTTCTACATTATCTGGAGGCAAAGAGGAATAAGCCATAGTGAGATCACGCCAAACTAGCACAAAGTACAGATATAGAAGCTGAAATAGGTCAATATTTTGAAGTATATGATACAATAGAAACCTAATTGTTTAACCTGTGTCCAAATCTCTCCAACTTGTTCCAAGTAGGTGTAAAAAAGGGAAACAAATGAAATATTtgacaaatcagactaatttagtgcatagaAACGTACTGACTGTAAAAAGTGACGGACAAGGTGTCATgtcttgttttgtttagttatgttctgttttgtttaagactccattgcttcctgtattttcactcccttgttttgtcgccattgTTAATTATTGTGTTCacttgtctctgattagtgctcacccactcacctgcttcccgagcactaatcagaggcagtatttaagctcgtctttgccagtcagttgccctggcgtcattgttcgtttCATACTCTGTTTTTGCCAAAGTAAGTcttgcttgtttcatgcaatgccGCTGTtcttttcatgccatgccaagtaagttttggtttattcatgccacagttagctacttttgtttcatgtccatagttcagtctaagtgttagttttgttaccTGCGTCAAGTTTTGTTCTTCCACTGTGAGCGCattttgtagatagatagatagatggatagtactttattgattccttcaggagagttttttgctgaaaggatttagtagagaacgtcgacaataaagttctcaacttttggtcgctaataaaaaagccttggctgtaccggaagtagcagacgatccgctcgtgacgtcaccggttgtagagctcctcacatcctcacattgtttataatcatagccaccagcagcaagagcggtTTGGACTgaaaaagcaacgatttccccattaatttgagcgaggatgaaagatttgtggatgaggaaaattagagtggggtcaacgtgaatgactgctcgctgactgctcttgttgcaaaaaagctaagaatcgttctatctgtgtgcttttaacgGTTTTGGAGCTTTATTTATAA containing:
- the LOC133546034 gene encoding uncharacterized protein LOC133546034, which encodes MTTNEIAAKKFSPIWYVVVQVNNLKMLSTWSDVHLVKREEKMWIVLHLLLLLQSGACTGAYTFSTQTVGPGQNVSLKCPSETTQIIQRLFWVRLLSGTSPEIVAKTASYDSGSVERGTSKSGHRITVKKEQGTFVLQISQVEKSDTAIYYCLKVELGQLSFLKGTFLQVTEPEPSVSVVSEVQPGPPVKLQCSVLSHSGNDICQDGHKVSWFGTGPESVHPSFVYGECQIKDKSAQKCVHTFSKNVNSSDAGTYFCAVVTCGRIFMGNPIQVNIKDVGSSDLNKYVIIVLSAALALSFIMSAFLVNKIKTKNSISCKAGSQTLDETFSRAQQRDEDPLVYSMPTNVTKKTGRARQTNTRAAEGFSTYADVRLQN